In Horticoccus luteus, the following proteins share a genomic window:
- a CDS encoding FkbM family methyltransferase: MKRFLRLLARRFGYEFLHRTDDAVLQSLLDAYNDLRLSPRDLLRWDHRLAHLASLSHLRSQLHLHAIDLLIDVGANRGQFALDARRAGYTGEMLSFEPLAAHQAHLSNLAARDGRWRIFPCGLGATAAELDLHVYHDDTFSSVLTVNPSAQNNFGHLVALERVERISIRTLDEILAEREIGPARRIFLKTDTQGYDADVLAGAADTLRQTLAVLTEATVAPLYDGSSRLEEINALLLPLGFARAGLFPIGYAPETHTLIELDCFFCRPASHISPPQ, translated from the coding sequence GTGAAAAGATTTCTCCGCCTCCTCGCCCGCCGCTTCGGCTACGAGTTCCTCCACCGGACCGACGACGCCGTTCTTCAATCCCTCCTCGACGCCTACAACGACCTCCGCCTCAGCCCCCGCGATCTTCTCCGCTGGGATCATCGCCTCGCCCATCTTGCGAGCCTCAGTCATCTCCGCAGCCAGCTCCACCTTCATGCGATCGATCTGCTCATCGACGTCGGCGCGAATCGCGGCCAGTTCGCGCTCGACGCCCGCCGCGCCGGCTACACGGGCGAAATGCTTTCCTTCGAGCCGCTCGCCGCTCATCAGGCTCACCTCTCCAACCTCGCCGCCCGCGACGGTCGCTGGAGAATTTTCCCCTGCGGCCTCGGCGCCACCGCGGCCGAACTTGATCTCCACGTCTATCACGACGACACCTTCAGCTCCGTCCTCACCGTCAACCCCTCCGCGCAAAACAACTTCGGCCACCTCGTCGCCCTCGAACGCGTCGAACGCATTTCGATCCGCACCCTCGACGAAATTCTCGCCGAGCGGGAGATCGGTCCCGCCCGCCGGATTTTTCTGAAAACCGACACCCAAGGCTACGACGCCGACGTTCTCGCCGGCGCGGCCGATACGTTGCGTCAAACGCTCGCCGTCCTCACCGAAGCGACGGTCGCGCCGCTCTACGACGGTTCGTCGCGGCTCGAGGAAATCAACGCGCTCCTGCTTCCCCTCGGTTTCGCTCGCGCCGGACTGTTTCCCATCGGCTACGCGCCGGAAACGCACACCTTGATCGAGCTCGATTGTTTTTTCTGCCGCCCCGCCTCGCACATCTCACCGCCGCAGTGA
- a CDS encoding glycosyltransferase family 9 protein: MRLYPQFDFASYRRRARLWRWGAVQLLRHGRPRMVFSHYGGVGDALMVARVLHEWRKRHTLRPCVWVITEDPGLFALNRDCDHALPFTHETLRMLARIGVPICSLHYGARDEATDRDQQPDGHLIATMCRLAGVSGPIELVPRIVLSADELASGRWAAGAVCIQSTTRNARFPIVTKEWGAERFAEVVKSLRAAGRRVIQVGSRNDPPLPQTEDWRGRTTLRETAAILAASRLFVGLVGGLMHLARAVDCPSVIVYGGRELPEQSGYTANVNIVSQPACSPCWLWSRCDHHLACMTNILPASVVAAINEALSVPRGPLPIDRAVVAPSSTSRP; encoded by the coding sequence ATGAGGCTGTACCCGCAGTTCGACTTCGCGAGCTACCGCCGCCGCGCCCGGCTCTGGCGCTGGGGCGCCGTGCAGCTCTTGCGTCATGGTCGACCGCGGATGGTCTTCTCCCACTATGGCGGGGTCGGCGACGCGCTCATGGTCGCGCGAGTCCTGCACGAATGGCGCAAGCGCCATACGCTCCGGCCATGCGTTTGGGTGATCACGGAAGACCCCGGGCTTTTCGCCTTGAATCGCGATTGCGATCACGCCTTGCCGTTCACCCACGAAACCCTGCGTATGCTCGCGCGCATAGGCGTTCCCATTTGCAGCTTGCACTACGGCGCCCGCGACGAGGCCACCGATCGCGATCAACAACCGGACGGACACCTCATCGCCACGATGTGCCGCCTCGCCGGCGTGAGCGGCCCGATAGAACTCGTCCCCCGCATCGTGCTTTCCGCCGACGAACTGGCTTCCGGTCGCTGGGCCGCAGGCGCTGTTTGCATCCAGAGCACAACCCGCAACGCGCGGTTTCCCATCGTCACCAAGGAATGGGGCGCGGAACGATTCGCCGAGGTGGTGAAATCCCTCCGCGCCGCCGGCCGCCGCGTTATCCAGGTCGGATCGCGCAACGATCCTCCACTCCCGCAAACGGAAGACTGGCGCGGCAGAACCACCCTTCGCGAGACCGCCGCCATCCTCGCCGCCAGCCGTTTGTTCGTCGGCCTCGTCGGTGGATTAATGCATCTGGCCCGCGCGGTCGACTGTCCTTCCGTCATTGTCTACGGCGGTCGGGAATTGCCGGAACAGTCCGGCTATACTGCGAATGTGAATATTGTCTCCCAGCCCGCCTGCTCGCCTTGCTGGTTGTGGAGCCGGTGCGACCATCACCTCGCCTGCATGACCAACATCCTCCCCGCCTCCGTCGTGGCGGCCATTAATGAAGCGCTGTCGGTTCCCCGAGGACCGCTCCCGATCGATCGCGCCGTCGTCGCGCCTTCCTCGACGTCCCGCCCGTGA
- a CDS encoding glycosyltransferase family 4 protein, producing the protein MRMVSWGGSETLWHGAAKHLCSRGLRVATHTAAATRPTPAMTDLARLGVATTFELTSRSLSLRLLRRTAPRLYAHKLNHRLRGWLGTFEEPKVIVSCGSLLDDFSELANLSDNRIPYAVIIQAAAPEIWPHDGALAGIEKFLLNARRVFFVSHHNREDVQQFLGRELTNAEVIWNPASLPAAFRSGETSPTFPQAAGLSLGCVARLDVHAKGQDLILRTLALDKWRARPVTVTFYGEGPHRRTLQNAAHYLRIDRSVFAGQTTDIPALWENHHLGVLPSRYEGMPLSVIEAMMLGRANLVTATCASAEIVEDGVTGFLAAAPTATALDEALERAWVRRAELKKMGDAAARTIRSRMPADPCRELASRLVEIFVSDT; encoded by the coding sequence ATGCGGATGGTTTCTTGGGGCGGCAGTGAAACTCTCTGGCACGGCGCGGCGAAGCACCTCTGTTCCCGCGGTCTGCGGGTCGCCACGCATACCGCGGCCGCCACCCGCCCGACGCCCGCGATGACCGATCTGGCCCGCCTCGGAGTGGCCACCACGTTCGAATTGACTTCCCGGTCGCTTTCGCTGCGTCTTTTGCGCCGCACGGCACCCCGGCTCTACGCGCACAAACTCAATCACCGCCTGCGTGGTTGGCTCGGCACCTTCGAAGAACCCAAAGTGATCGTTTCGTGTGGCAGCCTCCTCGACGATTTCTCCGAACTGGCCAACCTTTCCGACAACCGGATTCCCTACGCCGTCATCATCCAGGCTGCTGCGCCCGAAATTTGGCCGCACGATGGTGCCCTCGCGGGCATCGAAAAATTCCTGCTGAACGCCCGTCGCGTTTTCTTCGTCTCGCACCATAACCGCGAGGACGTTCAACAATTCCTCGGCCGCGAATTGACGAATGCCGAGGTGATCTGGAATCCTGCGAGCCTGCCCGCCGCGTTCAGATCCGGAGAAACGTCGCCGACTTTCCCCCAGGCAGCGGGGTTGAGTCTCGGTTGTGTTGCGCGGCTTGACGTCCACGCAAAGGGCCAGGACCTGATCCTTCGCACTTTGGCTCTCGATAAATGGCGGGCGCGCCCTGTCACCGTCACCTTTTACGGCGAAGGCCCGCACCGCAGAACTCTGCAAAATGCCGCGCACTATCTTCGCATCGATCGGTCCGTATTCGCCGGCCAAACCACCGATATTCCGGCGCTCTGGGAAAACCACCACCTGGGCGTGCTGCCCTCGCGCTACGAGGGGATGCCGCTATCCGTAATCGAGGCCATGATGCTCGGCCGCGCCAATCTCGTCACCGCCACCTGCGCCAGTGCAGAAATCGTCGAAGACGGCGTCACGGGTTTTCTCGCCGCCGCACCGACCGCGACCGCGCTCGACGAGGCCTTAGAGCGCGCTTGGGTGCGACGCGCGGAATTGAAGAAAATGGGCGACGCCGCCGCCCGGACAATTCGGTCGCGTATGCCCGCAGATCCCTGCCGCGAACTTGCCAGCCGGCTCGTCGAGATTTTCGTCAGCGACACCTGA
- a CDS encoding class I SAM-dependent methyltransferase, with product MITRLKNAVHGAVLGWKKSPPVCKRDWRPSWLPIDISFGLESVAHPHSPEERAELFLAHNAGSTEIETLNWLHATVCLTKPASILETGALDGLGTIALATACRDNGFGKVHSVEIEAAACERLSAKMRRYRLEDFVEVHCADSKAFLRDTNLTFDFGFFDSLCEIRAEEYRICRERAILKGIAAFHDTSPHRTKKMLQDPPAPAHELYRREIHDLARDEEMSGCFENTLARGLFVIFPKVEISSR from the coding sequence ATGATCACCCGCCTGAAAAACGCCGTTCACGGAGCCGTTCTTGGCTGGAAGAAAAGTCCGCCAGTTTGCAAAAGAGATTGGCGGCCTTCTTGGCTGCCAATCGACATATCGTTCGGTTTGGAATCCGTGGCTCATCCTCATTCGCCGGAAGAACGCGCCGAACTCTTTCTGGCCCATAACGCGGGCTCAACCGAAATCGAGACTCTAAACTGGCTTCACGCCACCGTCTGCCTGACAAAACCGGCTTCCATCCTGGAAACAGGAGCACTCGACGGGCTGGGCACCATCGCCCTGGCCACCGCCTGTCGCGACAACGGATTTGGCAAGGTTCACTCGGTGGAAATCGAGGCGGCGGCCTGTGAACGCCTTTCCGCGAAAATGCGGCGCTATCGGCTTGAAGATTTTGTCGAAGTTCATTGTGCGGATTCAAAGGCTTTCCTGAGAGATACGAACCTTACATTCGATTTCGGTTTTTTCGATAGTCTCTGCGAAATTCGCGCGGAAGAGTATCGAATTTGCCGTGAACGCGCGATCCTCAAAGGTATCGCCGCATTCCACGATACATCTCCTCATCGTACAAAGAAGATGCTGCAGGATCCCCCCGCGCCTGCCCACGAGCTCTATCGCCGCGAAATCCACGACCTTGCACGCGATGAAGAAATGAGCGGCTGTTTTGAAAACACGCTCGCGCGCGGGTTGTTCGTAATTTTCCCAAAGGTTGAAATTTCGTCGCGTTGA
- a CDS encoding carbamoyltransferase family protein: MSASKREVILGLGGLLGHDANAALLVDGRLISASQEERHTRIKHDGSFPRRAIDECLQMAGLAPADVTDVVFAEKPLQTHLFNLSALPGNAFTRALGRLLPERWPGLYTQPARALLPNARFHYAWHHLTHVAGAFHTSPFQRAAFLCVDGKGEDYSASMGVIDRGELKILFEQTYENGLGMFYTLVTHYLGFLSFGSEYKVMGLAPYGQPTYVEKLSRLFTTDEHGGFRLRFPVRFQWNSLMAALPRIAEVTGVLVRDPKEPVTDAHIDIAASLQQIFENEVLKMARFIRAETGEDHLLFCGGCAQNCVTAGQLRRAKIFRSVFNSPVGGDMGSGFGAALLLAREQFRGTPLAIDARGFYLGSEPGAIPAAAEPWAVPFEGDLFDFVASQLAAGKIVAWVRDRMELGARALGARSILADARQPGMQSRLNLAVKFRESFRPFAPLVLAEHCAEWFDTAEPSDFMQYTAYLAESRRTPQPEHFASLRERLDFPRCEIPSVIHVDYSARLQTIHRDVHPDMHRLLTAFKQQTGIPILINTSFNVSGQPIVRTATEGWDCFLNTDIDLLVLNDRVFRNPFQKTREEKLSWLKQFAKSA; encoded by the coding sequence ATGTCCGCTTCAAAACGCGAAGTCATCCTCGGCCTCGGCGGCCTCCTCGGTCACGACGCCAACGCCGCGCTCCTCGTCGACGGACGGCTGATCAGCGCGTCGCAGGAGGAACGTCACACGCGCATCAAACACGACGGCTCCTTCCCGCGCCGCGCGATCGACGAATGCCTCCAGATGGCCGGCCTCGCGCCCGCCGACGTCACCGACGTCGTTTTCGCCGAGAAACCGCTGCAGACCCATCTCTTCAATCTCTCCGCGCTGCCCGGCAACGCGTTCACCCGCGCGCTCGGCCGCCTGCTGCCCGAACGCTGGCCCGGCCTCTACACGCAACCCGCCCGCGCGCTTCTGCCGAACGCGCGTTTCCACTACGCCTGGCATCATCTCACCCATGTCGCCGGCGCGTTTCACACGTCGCCGTTTCAACGCGCCGCGTTTCTTTGCGTCGACGGCAAAGGCGAGGATTACAGCGCGAGCATGGGTGTGATCGACCGCGGCGAGTTGAAAATTCTCTTCGAGCAAACCTACGAGAACGGCCTCGGCATGTTCTATACGCTCGTCACCCACTACCTCGGATTTCTCTCCTTCGGCTCCGAATACAAAGTCATGGGCCTCGCGCCCTACGGCCAGCCGACTTACGTCGAAAAACTTTCCCGCCTGTTCACGACCGACGAGCACGGCGGCTTTCGCCTCCGGTTTCCCGTTCGCTTCCAATGGAATTCGCTGATGGCCGCGCTCCCGCGCATCGCCGAAGTCACCGGTGTTCTCGTCCGCGATCCCAAAGAACCCGTCACCGACGCCCACATCGATATCGCCGCCTCGCTCCAGCAGATTTTCGAAAACGAGGTTTTGAAAATGGCGCGCTTCATCCGCGCCGAAACCGGCGAGGACCATCTCCTTTTCTGCGGCGGCTGCGCGCAAAACTGCGTCACCGCCGGCCAGCTCCGGCGCGCGAAAATTTTCCGCTCCGTCTTCAATTCCCCCGTCGGCGGCGACATGGGCAGCGGCTTCGGCGCCGCGTTGCTTCTCGCGCGCGAACAATTCCGCGGCACGCCGCTCGCCATCGACGCCCGTGGCTTTTACCTCGGCAGCGAGCCCGGCGCGATTCCCGCCGCAGCCGAGCCGTGGGCGGTTCCCTTCGAAGGCGACCTTTTCGATTTTGTCGCGAGTCAGCTCGCCGCCGGAAAAATCGTCGCCTGGGTCCGCGATCGCATGGAACTCGGCGCCCGCGCCCTCGGCGCCCGCTCGATCCTCGCCGACGCCCGCCAGCCCGGCATGCAATCGCGCCTCAACCTCGCCGTGAAATTCCGCGAGTCCTTCCGTCCATTCGCGCCCCTCGTCCTCGCCGAACATTGCGCCGAGTGGTTCGACACCGCCGAGCCGAGCGACTTCATGCAATACACGGCCTATCTCGCCGAGTCGCGCCGCACGCCGCAGCCGGAACATTTCGCCTCGCTGCGCGAGCGCCTCGATTTCCCGCGCTGCGAAATCCCCAGCGTCATCCACGTCGATTATTCCGCGCGCCTGCAAACGATCCATCGCGATGTCCATCCTGACATGCACCGGCTGCTGACCGCGTTCAAACAGCAGACCGGCATTCCGATCCTGATCAACACCAGCTTCAACGTCTCCGGCCAGCCGATCGTCCGCACCGCCACCGAGGGCTGGGACTGCTTCCTCAACACCGACATCGACCTGCTCGTCCTCAACGACCGCGTCTTCCGCAATCCTTTCCAGAAAACCCGCGAGGAAAAACTCTCATGGCTAAAGCAATTCGCCAAATCGGCTTGA
- a CDS encoding ABC transporter permease: MPSTLSPELEIVIEPSHGLRFLNWRELWAYRDLLRQLVWRDFATRYKQTVLGPLWHLVQPLITTLIFTIVFSHVAELSTDGLPPTLFYLCGLLAWNYFAQSFSSTSGTLVANAGLFGKVYFPRLIVPLSSIVSNLISFAIQFVTFVVLFALYRMSHVESSVGPGWSALLLPIVLLQLAALSLGIGLWLAALTAKFRDFSVLSGFLIQLWLYVTPIIYPLAKVPEQWRAWVAFNPVAVPVESFRLMLLGTGSVTPTLILISVGTTLAALVSGILVFQRVEKNFIDVV, translated from the coding sequence ATGCCTTCTACACTGTCACCTGAACTCGAAATAGTCATCGAGCCGAGCCATGGTTTGCGCTTTCTCAATTGGCGGGAGCTGTGGGCCTATCGCGACCTGCTGCGGCAACTCGTCTGGCGCGATTTCGCCACGCGTTACAAGCAAACCGTGCTCGGCCCGCTCTGGCATTTGGTGCAGCCGCTGATTACGACGCTGATCTTCACCATCGTCTTCAGCCATGTGGCGGAGCTCTCGACTGACGGTCTTCCGCCCACGCTCTTTTATCTCTGCGGCCTGCTGGCATGGAACTATTTCGCCCAATCGTTCAGCTCCACGTCGGGCACGCTCGTCGCCAATGCCGGCTTGTTTGGCAAAGTGTATTTCCCGCGGCTGATTGTGCCGCTTTCGAGCATCGTCTCCAACCTCATCTCCTTCGCGATCCAATTCGTGACGTTTGTCGTGCTCTTCGCTCTCTACCGGATGAGCCACGTGGAATCGTCTGTGGGACCGGGTTGGAGCGCCTTGCTCCTGCCAATCGTGCTCCTGCAACTGGCGGCGCTGAGCCTCGGCATCGGCCTCTGGCTGGCGGCGCTCACCGCGAAATTTCGCGATTTCTCCGTACTCTCCGGCTTTCTCATTCAACTTTGGCTCTACGTCACGCCGATCATCTACCCGCTGGCCAAAGTTCCAGAGCAGTGGCGCGCCTGGGTGGCTTTCAACCCCGTCGCCGTTCCGGTGGAGAGCTTCCGCCTCATGCTGCTCGGCACCGGCTCGGTGACACCCACGCTCATATTGATTTCGGTGGGCACGACCCTGGCCGCCCTCGTCTCAGGCATCCTCGTCTTTCAACGCGTGGAAAAGAACTTCATCGACGTCGTATGA
- a CDS encoding DUF5672 family protein yields the protein MRKKAAVLVFAHSPVLTGFEKIALEQCCRVLAHHPIHLICPEGLDVSAYRQITPALQYDFIPPQWLASYRSYNRLKILPYLYRRYADFEYLLTYELDAFVFRDELLEWCAQGWDYIGAPWFDLNTSGVTTASPTGVGNSGFSLRRTDAMLRVLRSFGHVIPASTVVADWKRAGRISLGSFWLLFSRLTYRNNFFALLNDFEGNEDAFWGQFAARRFPWFRVAPCDVAKRFSFEVNAPRLHRELGCTLPFGCHKWTALTPEFWYPIIRSFGYNVREIDHTTIGNSGRS from the coding sequence ATGCGAAAAAAAGCGGCGGTCCTCGTTTTCGCGCATTCGCCCGTCCTCACCGGCTTCGAAAAAATCGCGCTGGAGCAATGCTGCCGCGTGCTCGCGCACCATCCGATCCACTTGATTTGTCCCGAAGGACTTGACGTGTCCGCCTACCGCCAGATTACCCCGGCGCTGCAATATGATTTCATCCCGCCACAATGGCTCGCCAGCTACCGCAGTTACAATCGGCTGAAAATTCTGCCTTACCTTTATCGCCGCTACGCCGACTTTGAGTATCTCCTGACCTACGAACTCGACGCTTTCGTGTTTCGCGACGAATTGCTCGAATGGTGCGCGCAGGGATGGGACTATATCGGAGCCCCGTGGTTCGACCTGAACACAAGTGGCGTCACAACGGCATCGCCGACCGGCGTCGGCAACTCCGGTTTCTCCCTGCGCAGGACTGACGCGATGCTTCGCGTGCTGCGGTCCTTCGGGCATGTGATCCCGGCCTCCACGGTTGTCGCTGACTGGAAACGCGCCGGCCGAATTTCCCTCGGAAGCTTCTGGTTGCTTTTCTCGCGGCTCACCTACCGCAATAATTTCTTCGCCCTCCTGAACGACTTCGAAGGCAACGAGGACGCGTTCTGGGGCCAATTCGCCGCGCGCCGCTTTCCGTGGTTTCGCGTCGCACCTTGCGACGTGGCAAAAAGGTTCTCCTTCGAGGTCAACGCTCCGCGACTCCACCGCGAACTCGGCTGCACCCTTCCGTTCGGCTGCCACAAATGGACCGCGCTCACTCCGGAATTCTGGTATCCGATCATCCGCTCATTCGGTTACAACGTGCGAGAAATCGATCACACCACCATCGGTAATTCCGGCCGCTCCTGA
- a CDS encoding ABC transporter ATP-binding protein encodes MSRPIIEVRNLSKRYRLGAIGATSLREEAARYWDRLRGVPHPDKADFWALKDVSFDVQPGEVVGIIGRNGAGKSTLLKILSRITEPTSGSARLRGRVASLLEVGTGFHPELTGRENIFLNGAILGMSRAEVRRKFDEIVAFAEVEQFIDTPVKRYSSGMYVRLAFAVAAHLEPDILIVDEVLAVGDVAFQKKCLARMRVISTEERRTVLFVTHNLNSVMQLCTHALLFEGGRILADGKPADIVQRYFGANRTNDVTVDLTRIIRTGNLRNKARLLSVRMGEACSPAAWQFPFGTRIALEFKIQVAQRLETLEIGLGLFNLHGFEVCSSLSSWSKRHGPLEPGDYLMAVVYPELQVVPGPYCFGIGLRSERGSEDYVREALDIEVIDSPQSARENFSTIQGVLAVDISTTITRTPDSI; translated from the coding sequence ATGAGCCGCCCGATCATCGAAGTCCGCAATCTTTCGAAACGCTACCGGCTTGGCGCCATCGGCGCGACGTCATTGCGTGAGGAAGCCGCCCGTTACTGGGATCGTCTTCGTGGAGTGCCGCATCCGGACAAAGCTGATTTCTGGGCGCTGAAAGACGTATCGTTCGACGTGCAACCCGGCGAAGTGGTGGGAATCATTGGCCGCAACGGCGCCGGTAAATCCACGCTGCTGAAAATCCTCTCGCGCATTACGGAACCCACCAGCGGCTCCGCCCGCCTCCGAGGTCGCGTCGCTTCGCTCCTCGAAGTCGGCACCGGGTTTCATCCCGAACTCACCGGCCGGGAAAACATCTTTCTCAATGGCGCCATCCTCGGGATGAGCCGCGCCGAAGTCCGCCGCAAATTCGACGAGATCGTGGCCTTTGCCGAAGTGGAGCAGTTCATCGACACCCCGGTGAAACGCTACAGCAGCGGCATGTACGTCCGCCTAGCCTTCGCCGTCGCCGCGCACCTCGAACCGGACATTCTGATTGTCGACGAGGTGCTCGCAGTCGGCGACGTTGCCTTCCAGAAAAAATGCTTGGCTCGAATGCGTGTGATCTCGACTGAAGAACGGCGCACCGTGCTTTTCGTCACACACAATTTGAATTCGGTTATGCAACTGTGCACGCATGCCTTGCTATTCGAAGGAGGCCGGATTCTCGCGGATGGTAAACCGGCGGACATTGTACAGCGGTACTTCGGGGCAAACCGCACCAATGACGTCACCGTTGACCTAACTAGAATTATCCGGACAGGAAACTTACGGAACAAAGCACGGCTACTTTCTGTGCGGATGGGGGAAGCATGCTCACCCGCTGCTTGGCAATTTCCCTTCGGCACAAGGATCGCGTTGGAGTTCAAAATTCAGGTGGCACAACGACTCGAGACCCTCGAAATCGGTTTAGGCCTGTTCAACCTGCATGGCTTTGAAGTTTGCTCTAGTCTTAGCTCGTGGAGCAAAAGACATGGGCCGCTGGAGCCCGGCGACTATCTGATGGCAGTCGTCTACCCGGAGCTGCAGGTCGTGCCTGGTCCATACTGCTTTGGGATTGGTCTTCGCTCTGAACGTGGATCGGAAGACTACGTGCGAGAAGCACTTGATATTGAGGTCATCGACTCACCGCAAAGCGCACGTGAGAACTTCTCGACCATTCAAGGCGTGCTTGCGGTCGACATTTCCACCACCATTACACGCACCCCCGACTCAATATGA
- a CDS encoding glycosyltransferase family 2 protein, with translation MTAAPQITLLVPCYNAARFLPRLMESVRGLTRPFDAILCYDDGSRDDTVAVARSLGLEIITGQPNAGVAHARNQLAAAARTEWIHFHDADDLICSSFLERLAPACDAQHDVVSCDADWVDEIARNLMVPWRYDPAALASTPLPHLLRNSMGLNNSIIRRSAWTAVGGCDESLQMWEDADVHIRLARNGARFHHVSEVLTISLRHADSFSHDHRRSWGCRVDALERYALAPGAGDIAPALVHESEHAASALALLGDRPTAERALALCRRLGARPPTTRNPLLKLLKPFVPAYSLLRLQATRRRRSA, from the coding sequence GTGACCGCCGCTCCTCAAATCACCCTGCTCGTGCCGTGCTACAACGCCGCGCGTTTCCTCCCGCGGTTGATGGAGTCCGTTCGCGGGCTGACGCGTCCCTTCGACGCCATCCTCTGCTACGACGACGGCAGCCGCGACGACACCGTGGCCGTCGCCCGCAGTCTCGGCCTCGAAATCATCACCGGCCAGCCCAACGCCGGTGTGGCCCACGCCCGCAACCAGCTCGCCGCCGCCGCGCGCACCGAATGGATTCACTTCCACGACGCCGACGACCTCATCTGCTCTTCGTTTCTCGAACGCCTCGCCCCCGCGTGCGACGCTCAACACGATGTTGTCAGTTGCGACGCCGATTGGGTCGACGAGATCGCGCGCAATCTCATGGTGCCTTGGCGCTACGATCCGGCCGCGCTGGCGAGCACGCCGCTGCCGCACCTGCTCAGGAATTCCATGGGGCTGAACAACAGCATCATTCGCCGCAGCGCGTGGACCGCCGTCGGCGGTTGCGACGAATCCCTCCAAATGTGGGAGGACGCCGATGTCCACATCCGCCTCGCGCGAAACGGTGCGCGTTTCCACCACGTCTCCGAAGTCCTCACGATCTCGCTGCGCCATGCGGACAGCTTCAGCCACGATCACCGCCGCAGTTGGGGTTGTCGCGTCGACGCGCTCGAACGTTACGCGCTCGCTCCGGGGGCGGGAGACATCGCTCCGGCTCTCGTTCACGAATCCGAACACGCCGCGTCCGCGCTCGCGCTCCTCGGCGACCGTCCGACCGCCGAACGCGCCCTCGCGCTTTGCCGCCGTCTCGGCGCGCGTCCTCCGACCACTCGCAATCCGCTGTTGAAACTGCTGAAGCCTTTCGTCCCCGCATATTCGCTGCTGCGCCTCCAAGCCACCCGCCGCCGGCGCAGCGCTTAA
- a CDS encoding class I SAM-dependent methyltransferase: MSFLKKISFYPTSLALRFKIAVARRLLHGRFRWHALDALGIPGHGVDLLRVDFPPALDTKSIWGHGQPPHPELAALLSANRGEQLARLSSCLATAADCRAWPAHEEPANAALSWRENLFLTPFDQVALHGMLRDVRPERYLEIGSGMSTRIAWQARRNGGFPMEIVSIDPEPRLAISALCDQVHRRRLEDMTDEFLQLVTPRTVVFFDGSHRAFPGSDVTIFFLNLLPRLPAGAIVHIHDIYLPADYPPALLNRFWSEQYLLAAYLLGGAHRLQVLLPCADLATQPAARAPLIAALGPDDLRSSSFWLRMT, encoded by the coding sequence ATGTCGTTCCTCAAAAAAATCTCCTTCTATCCGACCAGTCTCGCGCTGCGTTTCAAAATCGCCGTCGCCCGCCGCCTGTTGCACGGACGCTTTCGTTGGCACGCGCTCGACGCCCTCGGCATTCCGGGTCACGGCGTCGATTTGCTCCGCGTCGATTTTCCGCCCGCCCTCGACACCAAATCCATCTGGGGCCACGGCCAGCCGCCACACCCCGAACTCGCCGCGCTTCTCTCCGCCAACCGCGGCGAGCAACTCGCCCGTCTCAGCTCCTGCCTCGCGACCGCCGCCGACTGCCGCGCCTGGCCCGCGCACGAAGAGCCCGCGAATGCCGCGCTCTCGTGGCGCGAGAATCTTTTTCTCACGCCCTTCGATCAGGTCGCGCTTCACGGCATGCTGCGCGACGTGCGGCCCGAACGCTATCTCGAGATCGGCTCCGGCATGTCCACGCGGATCGCCTGGCAGGCGCGCCGCAACGGCGGCTTTCCAATGGAAATCGTTTCCATCGATCCCGAGCCGCGCCTCGCCATCTCCGCGCTGTGCGACCAGGTCCACCGCCGCCGCCTCGAGGACATGACCGATGAATTCCTCCAACTTGTCACCCCGCGCACCGTGGTTTTCTTCGACGGCAGTCACCGCGCCTTTCCGGGCAGCGACGTGACGATCTTTTTTCTCAACCTTCTTCCTCGTTTGCCCGCGGGTGCGATCGTTCACATCCACGACATTTACCTCCCCGCCGACTATCCGCCCGCGCTGCTCAATCGCTTTTGGTCCGAACAATATCTCCTCGCCGCCTACCTGCTCGGCGGCGCGCATCGCCTGCAGGTTCTTCTTCCTTGCGCCGACCTTGCGACCCAGCCCGCCGCACGCGCGCCGCTCATCGCCGCACTCGGCCCGGACGACCTTCGCAGCTCCAGCTTCTGGCTGCGGATGACTTGA